In one window of Phycisphaerales bacterium DNA:
- the thiS gene encoding sulfur carrier protein ThiS: MAQATPSGTNTITLTVNGEPREAPQGATIAGLLDQLGLARTACAVEVNRELAPRATHESHTLAEGDEVEIVTLVGGG, encoded by the coding sequence ATGGCACAGGCGACCCCCTCCGGCACGAACACGATCACCCTGACGGTCAACGGCGAGCCGCGCGAAGCCCCGCAGGGCGCCACCATCGCGGGCCTGCTCGACCAACTGGGCCTGGCCCGCACGGCCTGCGCCGTGGAGGTCAACCGCGAGCTGGCGCCCAGGGCGACCCACGAGAGCCACACGCTTGCCGAAGGGGACGAGGTGGAGATCGTGACGCTGGTGGGGGGCGGGTGA
- a CDS encoding aldehyde dehydrogenase family protein, which yields MSQTTAANPLESLPLDSDPRFVPAQRCEAGDASQVVSLNPATGQPLAGVRLDGAAQLEESIERARAAFLRWRMVPAPERGEVVRRIGHALREHKDALGALVSMEVGKIRSEGLGEVQETIDIADYATGLSRMLGGRTMPSERADHRLFEQWQPLGPIGVITAFNFPNAVWGWNAMIAAVCGDTVIWKPSLMAPLTAMATNAIADKVATELGHEGVFNLVIGSDETVAKPMTADARLPLISATGSTEMGRKVGQVVAARLGKCLLELGGNNAVIVEPDADLDLAVPALLFAAVGTAGQRCTTTRRLIAHEAIVEPLLEKLVDAYERAPIGDPMDDKTLVGPLITEQAGEAFDAAIDEAKSQGGTVLVGGERADVSLGGCFVRPTIIRAPANNQLAVAQRETFGPILYVFTYRDLDHAIALHNSTAHGLSSAIMTSSVRSSERFLSPAGSDCGIANVNIGTSGAEIGGAFGGEKDTGGGREAGSDSWKAYMRRQTCTINYGASLRLAQGVRFG from the coding sequence ATGTCCCAGACGACGGCCGCCAATCCGCTCGAGAGCCTGCCCCTCGACAGCGACCCGCGCTTCGTTCCAGCCCAGCGCTGCGAGGCCGGCGACGCCTCGCAGGTCGTCAGCCTCAACCCCGCCACGGGCCAGCCGCTGGCGGGCGTTCGCCTCGACGGCGCGGCCCAGCTCGAAGAATCCATCGAGCGTGCGAGGGCGGCGTTCCTGAGGTGGCGCATGGTGCCCGCCCCCGAGCGGGGCGAGGTCGTCCGCCGCATCGGCCACGCCCTGCGAGAGCACAAGGACGCCCTGGGCGCCCTGGTCTCCATGGAGGTCGGCAAGATCCGGAGCGAGGGCCTGGGCGAAGTCCAAGAGACCATCGACATCGCCGACTATGCCACGGGCCTGTCGCGCATGCTGGGTGGCCGAACCATGCCCAGCGAGCGTGCCGACCACCGGCTCTTCGAGCAATGGCAGCCGCTCGGGCCCATCGGCGTCATCACCGCCTTTAACTTCCCCAACGCCGTGTGGGGCTGGAACGCCATGATCGCGGCCGTCTGCGGGGACACGGTGATCTGGAAGCCAAGCCTCATGGCCCCCTTGACCGCGATGGCGACCAACGCCATCGCCGACAAGGTCGCGACGGAGTTGGGCCACGAGGGCGTGTTCAACCTGGTCATCGGCAGCGACGAGACCGTGGCCAAGCCCATGACCGCCGACGCCCGCCTGCCGCTCATCAGCGCCACGGGGTCGACCGAGATGGGCCGGAAGGTCGGCCAGGTCGTCGCCGCCCGGCTGGGCAAGTGCCTGCTCGAGCTTGGCGGCAACAACGCGGTCATCGTCGAGCCCGACGCCGACCTTGACCTGGCCGTCCCCGCGCTGCTCTTTGCCGCTGTTGGGACCGCGGGGCAGCGCTGCACCACCACGCGTCGGCTCATTGCCCACGAAGCAATCGTCGAACCCTTGCTCGAGAAGCTCGTCGACGCCTACGAACGCGCGCCGATCGGCGACCCGATGGACGACAAGACGTTGGTCGGTCCGTTGATCACCGAGCAGGCGGGCGAGGCCTTCGACGCGGCGATCGACGAGGCGAAGAGCCAGGGCGGCACGGTGCTCGTCGGCGGCGAACGTGCCGACGTCTCGCTGGGCGGCTGCTTCGTCAGGCCCACGATTATCCGGGCCCCCGCGAATAACCAACTCGCCGTCGCCCAGCGGGAGACCTTCGGGCCCATCCTCTACGTGTTCACGTATCGCGACCTGGACCACGCCATCGCCCTGCACAACTCGACCGCCCACGGCCTGAGCAGCGCCATCATGACCAGCAGCGTGCGATCCAGCGAACGGTTCCTCTCGCCGGCCGGCAGCGACTGCGGCATCGCCAACGTCAACATCGGCACGAGCGGTGCCGAGATCGGTGGCGCATTCGGCGGAGAGAAGGACACCGGCGGCGGACGCGAAGCCGGCAGCGACAGCTGGAAGGCCTACATGCGACGACAGACCTGCACGATCAACTACGGCGCTTCGCTGCGCCTGGCCCAGGGGGTGCGCTTTGGCTGA
- a CDS encoding AAA family ATPase — MRVNLNDGGVAPSTSQPASKADSFPLSATPPPGEKRNEFTLTSLGELGPGESPDWIWPGYIARGGVTLLTGLWKAGKTTLLGHLLRDLPLGTGLVDVPMTDPVAIVSEEPAGVWARRRDALTLGSTNLLLQRESFARPSHQQWIDLIDKLAGAVRERSLALVVFDTLPSLWPVHNENDASEVVHALAPLRNINNAGAAVLLIHHPRKGEGDQAQASRGSGALPGFVDAIVELRRFNPQDPADTRRKLTAYGRYPEVPPEMVLDLTPQGYRMLGQPGTLRSEGMQQIIEGLLPGEPPGMTVEGVLEAWPEASRPSEIHLRRLLAKGTDDERWERHGKGVRGDPHTFVRMA, encoded by the coding sequence ATGCGCGTGAACCTCAATGACGGCGGCGTAGCGCCTTCGACCTCGCAGCCCGCCAGCAAGGCCGATTCGTTTCCTCTCTCGGCCACCCCACCCCCGGGCGAGAAACGAAACGAATTCACGCTCACGTCCCTGGGCGAGCTTGGCCCCGGCGAGTCGCCCGATTGGATCTGGCCGGGCTACATCGCCCGTGGCGGCGTCACGCTGCTGACCGGGCTGTGGAAGGCGGGCAAGACCACGCTGCTGGGGCACCTGCTGCGCGATCTGCCGCTGGGCACGGGCCTGGTCGACGTGCCGATGACCGATCCGGTGGCGATCGTGAGCGAAGAGCCCGCGGGCGTGTGGGCGCGGCGGCGCGATGCGCTCACGCTGGGCTCGACCAACCTGCTGCTGCAACGCGAGTCGTTCGCCAGGCCCAGCCACCAGCAGTGGATCGACCTGATCGACAAGCTCGCCGGCGCGGTGCGAGAGCGTTCGCTGGCGCTGGTGGTGTTCGACACGCTGCCCAGCCTGTGGCCCGTGCACAACGAGAACGACGCGAGCGAGGTGGTGCACGCGCTCGCGCCGCTGCGGAACATCAACAACGCCGGGGCGGCCGTGCTGCTCATCCACCACCCGCGCAAGGGCGAGGGTGATCAGGCCCAGGCCAGCCGGGGCAGCGGCGCCCTGCCGGGCTTCGTCGACGCGATCGTCGAGCTGCGCCGCTTCAACCCCCAGGACCCCGCCGACACGCGCCGCAAGCTGACCGCGTATGGCCGCTACCCCGAAGTGCCGCCCGAGATGGTCCTGGACCTGACGCCCCAGGGCTACCGCATGCTGGGCCAGCCCGGCACGCTGCGGAGCGAGGGGATGCAGCAGATCATCGAGGGACTGCTGCCCGGCGAGCCGCCGGGGATGACGGTCGAGGGGGTGCTGGAGGCGTGGCCCGAGGCGAGCCGGCCGAGCGAGATCCACTTGCGGCGCCTTCTCGCGAAGGGTACCGATGACGAGCGATGGGAACGACACGGCAAGGGCGTACGCGGAGATCCGCACACGTTCGTGCGCATGGCGTAA